The following coding sequences lie in one Arachis ipaensis cultivar K30076 chromosome B03, Araip1.1, whole genome shotgun sequence genomic window:
- the LOC107631396 gene encoding auxin-responsive protein IAA9 yields the protein MAPPLLVTREEGLSNASTVASASSPQSLDCFSQNGGVSLKERNYLGLSDCSSVDSSAAPGMSDEKKDNLNLKATELRLGLPGSQSPERGPDIFSLSSTKLDEKPLFPLLPLPTKDGICSSTQKTVVSGNKRGFADAMDGFSEGKFTGTAAINVMLSPRPAGLQPTAKKEIPSKVLQGQTGAVSGTGGAVSGSSPASKAQVVGWPPIRSFRKNSLATTSKNNDEVDGKPSPAVLFVKVSMDGAPYLRKVDLRNYTTYQELSSALEKMFSCFILGQCGSHGAPGREMMSESKLKDLLHGSEYVLTYEDKDGDWMLVGDVPWEMFIDTCKRLKIMKGSDAIGLAPRAVEKSRSRS from the exons ATGGCTCCGCCCCTGCTGGTTACCAGGGAGGAAGGGCTGAGCAACGCTTCAACTGTAGCGTCTGCATCTTCGCCACAATCCTTGGACTGCTTCTCCCAAAATGGAGGGGTTTCCTTGAAAGAACGCAACTACTTGGGTTTGTCTGATTGCTCATCGGTAGACAGTTCAGCTGCGCCAGGCATGTCTGATGAGAAAAAGGACAATCTGAATTTGAAGGCCACCGAGTTGAGGCTCGGCCTTCCTGGATCCCAATCTCCTGAAAGGGGTCCAGACATCTTCTCATTGAGCTCAACAAAGCTTGATGAGAAACCACTGTTCCCATTGCTCCCGCTCCCTACGAAAGATGGAATCTGCTCATCAACTCAAAAGACTGTAGTTTCGGGAAACAAAAGGGGTTTTGCTGATGCAATGGATGGATTCTCTGAG GGAAAGTTTACTGGTACTGCAGCGATAAATGTGATGCTATCACCCAGACCTGCTGGACTGCAGCCAACTGCAAAGAAGGAAATACCAAGCAAGGTATTACAAGGACAGACCGGCGCAGTCAGTGGAACAGGAGGTGCTGTCAGTGGCAGTTCACCGGCTTCTAA GGCACAGGTTGTTGGTTGGCCTCCTATTAGATCATTTAGGAAAAACTCGTTGGCTACCACTTCAAAGAACAATGATGAAGTAGATGGAAAACCAAGCCCGGCGGTGCTCTTCGTGAAGGTGAGCATGGATGGTGCTCCATATCTGAGGAAGGTTGATCTGAGGAATTATACGACATACCAGGAACTGTCTTCTGCCCTTGAGAAGATGTTCAGCTGTTTTATCTTAG GTCAGTGTGGTTCACATGGGGCTCCAGGAAGAGAAATGATGAGTGAGAGCAAGCTGAAGGATCTCCTGCATGGTTCAGAATATGTACTTACTTATGAAGACAAAGATGGCGACTGGATGCTCGTAGGAGATGTGCCTTGGGA GATGTTCATTGACACATGCAAGAGGCTGAAAATCATGAAGGGTTCTGATGCCATTGGCTTAG CTCCCAGGGCTGTGGAAAAATCCAGGAGCAGGAGCTAG